One window from the genome of Acinetobacter sp. ANC 7912 encodes:
- a CDS encoding exodeoxyribonuclease V subunit gamma has translation MAIHVIQSQKIDVLLDSMLLVTSQQKKLPFQVLEPQHFIVPSPAVEAWLTQKIAEKKGISANTQFHHRIRAFQWTSYQWVLNSQKELEQVREANIPRIIIKWRAFQALRKTILADQIPLKSQHPLYSIVKRIYDSADRLEQPNERLLKKQSMLYWVCEQVSRLFSHYMDYRGYCAKNCPPKQCTCPTNWLEHWGQNLPLDVEQMLYIPKDENGQEIPVADFVKIQARELEAWQRWLWQNVFQDDYAKILDIEKLYWERIENPETRTQALKQLPSQVVVFTLLELPPAQLDFLRRLGQHIEIYIFHFNPSQEYWADSVDPSWKARYDLGVQERFIRKYEQSRGRKPSDEEIAAFWQKFQLNFNAEDRESRHPLLTRFGKQARDHFSLLSKLSSGEEGHWADAFVDDYQDHLLAKIQSDILYLVEPERHIYPLKPDDTSVQIHVCHSSLRQLEVLREQIIHWLAQGTEEAPRQPSDILVLSPNLKELEPAIRSVFAPPPREREGTQSRLRKNNIYLPIQISGVSRLDVSNAWRAVLGRVQLMHRRFTIEDFADWLSLSAIQQYYALDYAQVERIIQLLSDAGFKRGLDQEHLQQQLYEGDEDYRFTFRFALDRLALGMAVPEHQLFEDTLSYAKVLNSDFPLIATLIQIYQDFNARRSWLNAHEQGQRTPVKTWLEYLNRDVNEFRSHGVESLKTVAEIIEKQMRMLTLADYHDQDDPNAIQELVALSLPLPYVLEEIQNSLDMQLDQAEPTGQITFSQIGQIRPLPYKLVVMLNLDTGKFPGRNQQLPFDLMSILKPQLGDRSRLDDDQGAFLDALLLAEENLWLFYNGFDVNDGEVRDPSTSLQELIQHIALICQSEHPDADVDVMTEINGLPVAAHIQQLYHVHPLQPFDPVGFSTPRTPRFQDQWHDVATFLCKAEGQRRSWINTHCPPVQQEQIRILHGDEWIRDMTFPARLFLKSVGISSVKYKDLPAAQEPLLLDKLQQYQVRDFLLQQEQEIDTRLMLDRLPVGKTQEATWLSTQQEQEVLQQRLQQLDKQITRTTQQNYRYSSDLILQITIPQPANAPYWLSMQSTSASERRRAHVWLEYLLWLAYLNDDSYTAELERIVLFSNKTVKFSKVTSSQAKEYLSHWFRAWEAGQQQPVVLPAELILKKDWQWETNEQGQMIIGDLDKLLAAWNNTYESARPLSSDESCVLHQDWQFILQDQDPDQALQHSLLNFAYDLYAPIQQHLEWVK, from the coding sequence ATGGCTATTCATGTTATTCAGAGTCAGAAAATTGATGTGCTTTTGGATAGCATGCTGCTGGTCACCAGCCAGCAGAAAAAGTTGCCTTTTCAGGTGCTTGAACCGCAACATTTTATTGTGCCATCCCCGGCAGTCGAGGCTTGGCTGACCCAGAAAATCGCCGAGAAAAAGGGCATCAGTGCCAATACACAATTTCACCATCGTATCCGTGCCTTTCAATGGACCTCCTATCAGTGGGTATTGAACAGCCAGAAAGAACTGGAACAGGTGCGTGAAGCGAATATTCCACGCATCATCATCAAATGGCGTGCCTTTCAGGCCCTACGCAAGACTATTCTTGCAGATCAAATTCCATTGAAGTCCCAGCATCCGCTGTATTCGATCGTAAAGCGGATCTATGACAGTGCTGACCGTCTGGAACAGCCGAATGAACGCCTGCTGAAAAAGCAGAGCATGCTGTACTGGGTCTGCGAACAGGTGTCGCGGCTGTTTAGTCATTATATGGATTATCGCGGCTATTGCGCAAAGAATTGCCCACCAAAGCAGTGTACTTGTCCGACCAACTGGCTGGAACATTGGGGACAGAATCTGCCGCTGGACGTGGAGCAGATGCTGTATATCCCAAAAGACGAAAATGGGCAGGAAATTCCGGTGGCGGATTTCGTCAAAATTCAGGCACGAGAACTGGAAGCCTGGCAGCGCTGGTTGTGGCAGAACGTGTTTCAAGATGACTATGCCAAGATTCTGGACATTGAAAAACTATACTGGGAACGCATTGAAAATCCGGAAACCCGTACACAAGCCTTAAAACAATTACCTTCTCAGGTCGTAGTGTTTACCTTACTGGAACTGCCACCAGCCCAGCTGGATTTTCTCCGCCGTCTGGGGCAACACATCGAGATTTATATTTTCCACTTTAACCCGTCGCAGGAATACTGGGCGGACAGTGTCGACCCAAGCTGGAAGGCACGTTATGACCTTGGTGTGCAGGAACGCTTTATCCGTAAATACGAGCAGTCACGCGGTCGCAAGCCAAGTGATGAGGAAATTGCAGCGTTCTGGCAAAAGTTTCAGCTGAATTTTAATGCTGAAGACAGGGAATCACGCCATCCCTTATTAACCCGTTTTGGCAAGCAGGCACGGGATCATTTCTCACTGTTATCTAAATTGTCTTCGGGTGAGGAAGGTCATTGGGCTGATGCCTTTGTCGATGATTATCAGGATCATCTGCTGGCAAAAATCCAGTCAGATATTCTGTATCTAGTCGAGCCAGAACGGCATATCTATCCGCTCAAACCGGATGACACGTCGGTACAGATTCATGTCTGCCATTCTTCGCTACGTCAGCTGGAAGTGCTGCGTGAGCAGATTATTCACTGGCTGGCGCAGGGTACGGAAGAGGCGCCACGCCAGCCGAGTGATATTCTGGTGCTCAGTCCAAATTTAAAAGAACTTGAACCGGCGATTCGCAGTGTCTTTGCCCCACCGCCACGTGAACGGGAAGGCACTCAGTCGCGTCTGCGTAAAAACAATATTTATCTGCCAATCCAGATTTCTGGCGTGTCACGGCTGGATGTCAGCAATGCTTGGCGTGCCGTGTTGGGCCGCGTTCAGCTGATGCACCGCCGCTTTACTATTGAAGATTTTGCTGATTGGCTGAGTTTAAGCGCGATCCAGCAGTACTATGCGCTGGACTATGCTCAGGTGGAACGGATCATTCAATTGCTCAGTGATGCTGGCTTCAAGCGCGGACTGGATCAAGAGCACCTACAGCAGCAGCTGTATGAAGGCGATGAAGATTATCGCTTTACTTTCCGTTTTGCGCTGGATCGTCTGGCGCTGGGCATGGCAGTACCGGAACATCAGCTGTTTGAAGATACTCTCAGCTATGCCAAGGTACTCAATAGTGACTTCCCGCTGATCGCCACCCTGATCCAGATTTATCAGGATTTCAATGCGCGCCGTAGCTGGCTGAATGCGCATGAGCAGGGGCAGCGTACGCCAGTGAAAACCTGGCTGGAATATCTGAATCGGGATGTGAATGAATTCCGCAGCCATGGTGTCGAGTCGCTAAAAACCGTCGCAGAAATTATTGAAAAGCAAATGCGGATGCTGACACTGGCGGATTACCACGATCAGGATGATCCGAATGCGATTCAGGAACTGGTGGCTTTAAGCCTACCGCTACCATATGTGCTGGAAGAAATCCAGAACAGTCTGGACATGCAGCTAGATCAGGCCGAGCCGACCGGGCAAATTACCTTTAGCCAGATCGGACAGATTCGTCCGCTGCCGTATAAGCTGGTGGTGATGCTGAATCTGGATACCGGTAAATTCCCGGGCCGCAATCAGCAGCTGCCATTTGACTTGATGAGCATCCTCAAGCCACAGCTTGGTGATCGCTCCCGTCTGGATGATGATCAGGGAGCTTTCTTAGATGCTTTGCTATTGGCAGAGGAAAATTTGTGGTTGTTCTATAACGGCTTTGACGTCAATGATGGTGAAGTACGTGATCCATCCACCTCCTTGCAAGAGCTGATCCAGCATATTGCGCTGATCTGCCAGTCCGAACATCCCGATGCGGATGTCGATGTGATGACGGAAATCAATGGTCTGCCGGTCGCGGCACATATCCAGCAGCTCTATCATGTGCATCCTTTACAGCCTTTTGATCCGGTTGGTTTTAGTACGCCAAGAACCCCGCGTTTTCAGGACCAGTGGCATGATGTGGCAACTTTCCTGTGTAAGGCTGAGGGGCAACGCAGGAGCTGGATTAACACTCATTGTCCACCCGTGCAGCAGGAGCAGATCCGGATTCTGCATGGGGATGAATGGATTCGGGATATGACTTTCCCGGCACGTCTGTTCCTGAAAAGTGTCGGTATTTCCAGCGTGAAATATAAAGACCTGCCTGCAGCCCAAGAACCATTATTGCTGGATAAACTGCAGCAGTATCAAGTACGCGATTTCCTGCTACAACAGGAACAGGAAATTGATACCCGGCTGATGCTGGATCGCCTTCCAGTGGGTAAGACTCAGGAAGCGACCTGGCTGAGCACCCAGCAGGAACAGGAGGTGCTACAGCAACGCCTGCAGCAGCTAGATAAACAGATTACCCGAACCACCCAACAGAATTATCGCTATTCATCAGATCTAATTTTGCAGATTACGATACCACAGCCGGCGAATGCGCCGTACTGGTTGAGCATGCAATCGACTTCGGCCTCGGAACGCCGTCGCGCGCACGTTTGGCTGGAATATCTACTCTGGCTAGCCTACCTAAATGATGACAGCTATACCGCTGAACTGGAGCGGATTGTACTGTTCAGTAACAAGACGGTGAAATTCAGCAAGGTCACTTCCTCTCAGGCCAAAGAATATTTATCGCACTGGTTTAGGGCCTGGGAAGCAGGGCAGCAGCAACCGGTAGTATTACCAGCCGAGCTGATCCTGAAAAAAGACTGGCAATGGGAAACCAATGAACAGGGCCAGATGATCATCGGCGATCTGGATAAGCTGCTGGCGGCCTGGAACAACACTTATGAAAGTGCCCGTCCGCTGAGTTCGGATGAATCCTGTGTGCTGCATCAGGACTGGCAGTTTATTTTGCAGGATCAGGATCCGGATCAGGCACTGCAGCACAGCCTGCTGAACTTTGCCTATGACCTGTATGCGCCAATTCAACAACATTTAGAGTGGGTAAAATAA
- a CDS encoding phosphate--AMP phosphotransferase: protein MAIEQQQVQLLDEDELSVKLIDAQYALKDTRGQKNAKSLVVLVNGIELAGKGEAVKQLREWVDPRYLRVKADRPQPLIETQTFWQPYARFIPAEGQIMVLFGNWYTDLLSTAMHVTSPMDESMFDDYVEHMRAFEQDLKNNHVDVVKVWFDLSWKSLQKRLDDIDPSEMHWHRLHGLDWRSRKQYDAIQRLRQRFSKDWVIIDGEDETQRDQQFAQTILAALEHCPEHPNKGSKKWQQAAIPEALHQPSREQADQATYKDELKKLTRQVANAMRMDRRNVVIVFEGMDAAGKGGAIKRIVKKLDPREYEIHTIGAPEKYELRRPYLWRFWTKLQPEDKIIIFDRSWYGRVLVERIEGFASTAEWQRAYDEINRFEYDLSQAQTVIIKFWLTISKEEQAERFKAREQTPHKRFKITDEDWRNRDRWEDYLQAAVDMFECTSTKVAPWHVIATDDKNSARLEIMKTILKQLGGA from the coding sequence ATGGCTATAGAACAGCAACAAGTTCAGCTGCTTGATGAAGATGAATTGTCAGTCAAACTGATCGATGCACAATATGCTCTAAAAGATACCCGAGGCCAGAAAAATGCTAAAAGTCTGGTGGTATTAGTCAATGGAATTGAACTAGCCGGCAAGGGTGAAGCAGTCAAGCAATTGCGTGAATGGGTGGATCCACGTTATTTGCGGGTAAAGGCAGATCGTCCGCAGCCACTGATAGAAACCCAGACCTTCTGGCAGCCTTATGCGCGTTTTATTCCAGCCGAAGGGCAGATCATGGTGCTGTTTGGCAACTGGTATACCGATCTGCTCAGTACCGCCATGCATGTGACCAGTCCGATGGATGAAAGCATGTTTGATGATTATGTGGAACACATGCGTGCTTTTGAACAGGATCTGAAAAACAATCATGTTGATGTGGTAAAGGTCTGGTTTGACTTGTCCTGGAAATCCCTGCAAAAACGTCTGGATGATATTGATCCAAGCGAGATGCATTGGCACCGCCTACATGGTTTGGACTGGCGTAGTCGCAAGCAATATGATGCTATTCAACGTTTGCGTCAGCGCTTTAGCAAGGACTGGGTCATCATTGACGGGGAGGATGAAACCCAGCGTGATCAGCAATTTGCACAAACTATTCTGGCAGCTCTGGAACATTGTCCGGAACACCCAAATAAGGGCAGTAAAAAATGGCAGCAGGCTGCTATTCCTGAGGCGTTACACCAGCCTTCTCGTGAACAGGCAGATCAGGCGACTTATAAGGATGAATTAAAAAAACTGACTCGTCAGGTTGCCAATGCCATGCGTATGGACCGCCGCAATGTGGTGATTGTCTTCGAAGGCATGGATGCTGCGGGCAAAGGTGGGGCAATTAAGCGCATTGTGAAAAAGCTGGATCCACGTGAATATGAAATTCACACCATCGGTGCTCCGGAAAAATATGAGTTACGCCGTCCTTATTTATGGCGTTTCTGGACCAAGTTACAGCCGGAAGACAAGATCATCATTTTTGACCGTTCCTGGTATGGACGGGTGCTGGTCGAGCGAATTGAAGGCTTTGCCAGTACCGCTGAATGGCAGCGTGCTTATGATGAAATTAACCGTTTTGAATATGACCTGAGTCAGGCGCAGACAGTGATCATCAAATTCTGGCTGACGATTTCCAAAGAGGAGCAGGCGGAGCGCTTCAAGGCACGTGAACAGACGCCGCATAAACGCTTCAAGATTACCGATGAGGACTGGCGTAACCGCGATCGCTGGGAGGATTATCTGCAGGCAGCGGTAGACATGTTTGAATGTACCAGTACCAAGGTGGCGCCGTGGCATGTGATTGCTACCGATGACAAGAATAGTGCACGTCTGGAAATCATGAAAACCATTTTGAAACAGCTTGGAGGCGCTTAG
- a CDS encoding FFLEELY motif protein — MSKLAVLDDLLERYYQLNYHKQAELQRRLQDVQLWQKQRMQHTHAQQFAEKQNVLMSEYFLNRLYGGPDFDALAEQIARLTRYAHKAEKLIPDNAVKTGTHAIELAIYAVQLDEQVAQQLLEDYHPTEALNDEIMRVTYLKLDQGNARLKQLDMLDQLGAHLDKYMRSFIVQTAFKMCKGTAEKYRFDVMYEFMQEGFQAMKPLKSAEKFVRDFTAMERSIIERVHAGDPNPFR, encoded by the coding sequence ATGTCCAAACTTGCAGTTTTAGACGATCTCCTGGAACGTTATTATCAACTGAATTACCACAAGCAAGCGGAACTGCAACGTCGCCTACAGGATGTACAGCTGTGGCAAAAACAGCGTATGCAGCATACCCATGCCCAGCAATTTGCAGAAAAACAGAATGTATTGATGTCAGAGTATTTCCTGAACCGCTTGTATGGCGGACCAGACTTTGATGCACTGGCAGAACAGATTGCCCGCCTGACCCGTTATGCACATAAAGCAGAAAAACTAATTCCGGATAATGCAGTAAAAACTGGTACACACGCGATTGAACTGGCCATTTATGCGGTGCAACTGGATGAACAGGTCGCCCAGCAACTCTTAGAAGATTATCACCCAACCGAAGCTCTAAATGACGAGATCATGCGGGTGACTTATTTAAAGCTAGATCAAGGCAATGCCCGTTTAAAGCAGCTGGATATGCTGGATCAGCTCGGTGCTCACCTAGACAAATATATGCGTTCCTTCATTGTGCAGACCGCATTCAAGATGTGTAAGGGCACCGCTGAAAAATACCGTTTTGACGTGATGTATGAATTTATGCAGGAAGGTTTCCAAGCGATGAAGCCACTCAAGTCCGCAGAAAAATTTGTGCGCGACTTTACCGCAATGGAGCGCAGTATTATTGAGCGTGTGCATGCTGGCGACCCAAATCCTTTCCGTTAA